A DNA window from Ornithobacterium rhinotracheale DSM 15997 contains the following coding sequences:
- a CDS encoding carbonic anhydrase — MLETYERIFKNNEDWVKEKLGEDANFFKKMAEGQSPEFLYIGCSDSRVTTEELMGMKPGEVFVHRNIANVVSTLDMSATAVIQYAVEHLKVKHIIVCGHYGCGGVKAAMLPQDYGLLNPWLRNIRDVYRLHREELDAIEDEQQRYKRLVELNVQEQCVNVIKMACVQERYILDHFPIVHGWVFDIGTGKLIDLNIDFEQTLSDIQKIYNLTNSDWVMSKTKNKNLQ, encoded by the coding sequence ATGTTAGAAACTTATGAAAGAATCTTCAAGAACAATGAAGATTGGGTAAAGGAAAAATTGGGCGAAGATGCCAATTTTTTCAAGAAAATGGCAGAGGGACAGTCGCCAGAATTTCTCTACATCGGGTGCTCCGATAGCCGAGTAACGACTGAGGAACTCATGGGAATGAAACCTGGAGAGGTTTTTGTACACAGAAACATCGCCAATGTGGTGAGCACGCTAGATATGAGTGCTACGGCTGTGATTCAGTATGCAGTAGAACACCTAAAGGTGAAACACATCATCGTCTGCGGGCACTATGGCTGTGGAGGTGTGAAGGCTGCTATGTTGCCTCAAGATTATGGATTGTTAAACCCTTGGCTCAGAAACATTCGAGATGTGTATCGTTTGCACCGTGAGGAGCTAGACGCGATTGAAGATGAACAACAAAGATACAAACGTTTGGTAGAATTGAATGTGCAAGAGCAGTGTGTGAATGTGATCAAAATGGCGTGTGTGCAAGAACGCTATATTTTAGATCATTTCCCAATTGTACATGGCTGGGTGTTTGATATAGGAACAGGGAAATTAATTGATTTAAACATCGATTTTGAACAGACACTTTCAGACATTCAAAAGATTTACAACCTCACCAATTCTGATTGGGTGATGAGTAAAACTAAAAACAAAAATTTACAATAG